In Papaver somniferum cultivar HN1 unplaced genomic scaffold, ASM357369v1 unplaced-scaffold_135, whole genome shotgun sequence, one DNA window encodes the following:
- the LOC113333882 gene encoding lamin-C-like — protein MLVIPFQDYALAIAQQPSSSDAASIARISSLEGGPRKTQRSLEACLWALERDNNAAKVAEEGRKAVDSVLATESSKSIVKQMVSLDKECDEAFRWKEGLILRQKEDISLVEKRLSAQEVIRKKYHADFEDACASLTKVTAEQLENVYRDLSYENESLRIDVDDLRTERDTLLDDLDMAEVDLAEAQHSLKKSHIHAGGLQEKLVGANAKIINLEGQISQLEISRQFDPAARFKTEALQRPNDQLSAQLRKLRQKSTSDMSAQASEMEARFKRSAIDYINNAFAEAELQAEVVTFPRLPYP, from the exons ATGTTAGTTATACCTTTTCAAGACTATGCCCTTGCTATTGCTCAGCAACCTTCGTCTAGTGATGCTGCTTCAATTGCtaggatatcttcgttggagggtgGCCCGAGGAAGACGCAGAGGTCTCTGGAAGCTTGCTTATGGGCTCTTGAGAGAGATAATAACGCTGCTAAGGTTGCCGAGGAGGGTCGTAAAGCTGTTGATTCTGTCTTAGCCACTGAGTCCTCCAAATCTATTG tgaagcagatggtttCGCTTGataaggagtgtgacgaagcctTTAGATGGAAAGAAGGTCTTATTTTAaggcaaaaggaggatatttccttagttgaGAAACGTCTCTCTGCTCAAGAAGTTATTCGTAAGAAATATCATGctgattttgaagatgcttgcgCTTCTTTAACCAAGGTCACTGCAGAGC agttagagaatgtgtaccgAGATTTATCTTATGAGAATGAGTCGCTCCGCATAGATGTTGACGATCTTCGGACTGAAAGGGATACCCTTTTGGATGATCTTGATATGGCTGAGGTGGACCTTGCTGAAGCTCAACATAGTCTAAAAAAGTCTCATATccatgccggag GTCTCCAAGAGAAGCTTGTGGGTGCAAATGCTAAGATCATCAACCTTGAGGGTCAGATATCCCAGTTggaaatatctcgccagtttgatcCTGCTGCTAGATTTAAGACTGAGGCTCTTCAGCGACCTAACGATCAACTCAGTGCTCAGCTTAGGAAGCTTCGTCAGAAGTCGACTTCTGATATGTCagctcaggcttctgagatggagGCGCGGTTTAAGCGTTCTGCCATCGATTATATCAACAATGCttttgcggaggctgagctccaagcGGAGGTTGTcacctttcctcgtcttccttatccttga